The Alphaproteobacteria bacterium genome segment ACCCTCTTTTTCCAAGATATCGGTGACGATGACGCGGTAGCCCTCTTTGCCGAGCGCGACCGCCGTCGCCGCGCCGATGCCGATCCCGGCGCCGGTGACGAGTGCGATAGGTTTAGCCATGGGTGTTCTCCTTAGCGTGGGTTAGCTGAAGACGTCGCCGCCGTTGGGGCCGAGCGTTTGGCCGACGAAGAAACGCGATTCGTCGGAGGCGAGGAAGACGAACGCCGGGACGATATCCTTGTCGACGTCGCCGAAGCGGTGCTTGGTTTGCTTCGCGAGCACGGTCTTGGGTTTCTCGGGCGGCACCTGTTCGACCATAGGGGTCCAGGTCGCGCCCATCGCAACGCAGTTGACGTTGATGTCGTGCTCGCCGACTTCAAGCGCCAGAGTGTGGGTCATCGCGATTACCCCCGCCTTGGCCGCGTTATAGTGGGTAAACAGCGGGGTGCCCCCGAAGGCGAACTGCGTCGAGACATTGATGATCTTGCCGTAGTTGCGTTCGTACATTTGCGGCAGCACGTACTTCGTGCATAAAAAAGTCCCGCGCAGGTGTACCGCGATCATCCGGTCGAACATCGCTACAGGCATGTCCTGCAACAGCCCGCCGCGGTCGGCGTGACCGGCGTTGTTGACCAGAATGTCGATCTTGCCGAAGGTTTTGAGCGCTTCGCGGACCATGCGTTTGACCGCAGCCTCTTCGGCAACGTCAGCCTTGATCACTAGGGCCTTACGCCCGATCTTTTCGATCGCCTTTTGGATTTCCCAAATATCCCGCTCTCCGGCCTTGTTCGGATAGTTGAGCACGATGTCGGCACCCTCGCGGGCGTAGGCCTTGGCGACGCCAGCACCGATCCCGCTCGACGAGCCGGTGATCAGGGCGACCTTGCCTTTGAGACGTTTGGCCATTGGGCAGCTCCCTAGAGCATCATGTCGCCGCCGTTGGGGCTGATCGTCTGCCCGACCATGTGGCTCGCCTCCTCGGAAGCGAGGTATACGAAAGCTGGCACGATCTGATCGACACGGGCGAGATCGCCCTTGGGGATCATCGACTTGATCGCCTTGATGTGGTCTTCCTCGACGGCATCGAGGATCGGCGTATAGGTCGCGCCAGGTGCGACGCAGTTGGCGTTGATGTTGCGATCGCCAATCTCGCGCGACAGCGAGCGGGTGAAGGCTATGATCCCCGCCTTGGCCGCACAATAGTGGCTGAGACCGGCCGAGCCGA includes the following:
- a CDS encoding SDR family oxidoreductase codes for the protein MAKRLKGKVALITGSSSGIGAGVAKAYAREGADIVLNYPNKAGERDIWEIQKAIEKIGRKALVIKADVAEEAAVKRMVREALKTFGKIDILVNNAGHADRGGLLQDMPVAMFDRMIAVHLRGTFLCTKYVLPQMYERNYGKIINVSTQFAFGGTPLFTHYNAAKAGVIAMTHTLALEVGEHDINVNCVAMGATWTPMVEQVPPEKPKTVLAKQTKHRFGDVDKDIVPAFVFLASDESRFFVGQTLGPNGGDVFS